The following is a genomic window from Hugenholtzia roseola DSM 9546.
GAAAATAAATATGCCTATGAGCGCATGTTGGTAGAAAAAGACATTACTTTTTTCTCTAATTGTGAGCATCATTTTGTACCCATTTATGGCAAGGTACATGTCGCTTATATTCCTAACGGAAAAGTGGTGGGGCTTTCCAAAATCAACCGTTTGGTGGATTATTATGCACGCCGTCCGCAGGTGCAGGAGCGTCTGACCAATCAAATTGCACAGGAGTTGCGACAAAGTTTAGAAACCGAAGACGTGGCAGTGATTGTAGATGCCTACCACATGTGCGTTTCCTCGCGTGGCGTTCAAGATGTCAATAGCAGCACCGTTACGGCGGCTTATTTTGGCAAATTCAAAGAAGAAAGCCTTAGAAGCGAGTTTTTGAAGTATATCGAACTTAGCAAATAAGTTCTGATTATCAACCTGTTGAGGCGTTCAACGCCTATCAGGTTCGACGGTTGTATGGGTTTTGTGTTGCCCTACATTGAGCATGACAGCTTAAAAAACGCCATTCCTTTGGAGTGGCGTTTTTTTTATTAGGTCGTTTTTTAGGAAATTTGTTTTAAAATCATAAAAAAAGAAAAACAAATAATCATCATAAGAGAGGAAATCATATTGAGCCGCATCGTATTTTTAAAGTTTGCTGCCTTTGGCGTTTGCAAAACCTGCCACGCCCAATAACTGAAAAAAAACAAAACAGGACTTAAAAACAAAATAAAATAGGTAAAAATTTGTAAGTTTTCTACCATCAAAAAGAAATAAACCGTAGCCAAACTAAAACCAAGCCCTGTAAATAAAAAAGTCCCCTTGATGCCCAAAAGCAGACTTAGAGTGCGGTCGCCCCGACTTCGGTCTTCTTGATGCTGATAAATTTGTGTCATCGGATAAGCCGCCCCAATAAGCAGGCTGGTAAAGAGAGCAGGCTGCCAAAAAGTAGGAAAAAACACGTCTTGATACAAACTTTGATAAAATAAAATATCAAAATCTTGTGAAAATAAGGGAATCCTAAAGCCTATCCATACGATAAAATAGGTGAAAAATCCTTGAAAAAAACTAACAATAAGCCAACTGATAATAGGATATTTTTTAAGACGGATAGTCTTGTGGCTATATGCCTTAGATGCCAAGCCGTAGAGAAAGAGGCTTAACATAAAAACTATGTCAAAGGCTATCCAACCAAGCAGTAAAGCAATTACATCAAATAGCAGCGAAACAAAGTAGAGTTCTTTACTAACTTGTAGCGGCTTTTCCACTCCCCCGATACTGCCTTCGTCTTTATCGAAATAGCTATTATAGCCATTGCTGGCAGGATAGAGAAAAAGGTGTAAAATAATCCATATTAAAATGTATTTTTCTATACTAAAATATGAACTCTGCCAAGCTGCAAAGGAAAAGACAGGCATCAAAAAGATAGAAAAAGGGATACGCAGGTGCTGCCAAGTGGATTTTGAAAATATCATCGGGGATTGTTTTTAGTTTGTGAGTTTAATTGAAGGGTACGTTTTTAAAACTATTTTGTGCTTACTTTGTGTTTATTTTGGACTTGTTTTACGATTCTTTTTGTAATTTTTTTCGCGCTTGTTTGTTAGGATTTTTCTTTTTATCAGGCAGATTCCAACGGTAGCCAATAAAAATGCGCCACCTTTGCGGACTTTGTGTGATTAAAAACTCCTCTTTTGCCGAATTTAAAATAGGAAATGCGGATAAAAAATAACTGGTTTGGTAATTAAAACCGCCATAAAAAGTCTTGCTATTGTAGCCCAAAGCCCCTTTGAAATGCAGAGAAGGCATCAATTTGAGTCGCGCTCGCAGGTTTTGTTCTTCAAAGTCTAAATCGCGCCAACCCAGTCCCAGACCTAAGGCGGGCGCAAAGGTACAAAACCATTTTTGCCTTTTCACAAAGGTTTGCCCATAGCCTAATTGCCCTCCTACTTGATAAAATAAACTTTTTTCCCAATCTTTAATGACATTTTCAGTGTCATTATTTTTGGCGTGCATGCCGTAAAAATGCGCTCCAATCAAGACCGAACCTGCACTTCGCTTCTGCAAGGCGTTCTGCACAAAAGCCGATTGATAGGAAAATTTATGCGAAGCAAGTGCCTGATAGAGCGTTGCGCCAAAAGCCAACACGCGCATATTCGGATAAAGAGGATATTTTTCCGCGTTTTCCCACCAATTTGGTTCGTAATCTGTAATATTATGCTGATAAAAGCCCACATCACGCTGAAAAAAAACGTCCCCATTCAGACGGGGAGAAAAAAAGTTGGCTTGCAGGTCTAAAAAATTAGAAATGCCGCGCCTATCTTGGTCGTTATTTACAAAAGGCGTGCGAATAAGCAAATTGGTACTAAACTGTTTATAGCTCAAACCTATACCCATATTTAGATTACGATTTGAACGATAATCTAATACAAAAGGTTCTCTACCTTTCCATTTGGATAGATACAAGACATTTGCCTTTTGAGAAAAGACAAAACGAAAGGAAAACTGATTAATAAAATTTTGAATGTAAGTAGAATCTAAAAAGGTTTTGTTTTCACAATTTTCTGATTCTGGTGCCGCCCCTAAAACACTCGCATTTCCCAAAAAAAGCATTGTGAAAGCAAGCCAAAAGCCGTATCTTTGCCACATAGAAAGGAATAGGAAAAATTATCTGCCCCAAGCAACTGCTTTGCAGCCTTGTGGGGCTGCAAGATACGGCTTTTTGGACAAAAAAAATGCCTTCTCCTATCAAAAGCCTACGATTTAACCTATTTAAACAAATCCAAAAGATAAATTGGCTATGAACACAGCCCCTTCTGCGTCTTACTTTTTTTCTCATTTTGTTTCAAACTTTTTAGTAAAAAGAGAGCCATTTTTGTATTTAGCAGGCACAATTCTTTCATTTTTCTTTTTTTTATGGGCAGGATATGAAACGTTTTACATAGATAAAAAAAGCAGCCTAACGCTATTCGAAACCCTTTGGTTTGAAGTAGGCGCGTGGCAGTTTTCCCTACATTTTGCCTTGCACCTTCAAAATTTTTTACTTGTTTTGGCGGTGCTACTTATCTCTTTTTCTGTGCAGCTTTATAGCTTTTATTACATAAGTCAGAAAAGCTATAAAAAAGAGTATTTCAGATGGCTTTTCTTCTTTTCTATTTGCATGATTGCCTTGCTCCTTTCACAAGATTTGTTGCTTTTGTTTTGTTTTTGGGAGCTATTGGGTTTGTGTTCTTTTGCGCTTATTGCCCTTGAAAATGGCAGAGAGGGACTGCAAGGTAGAAAAGCGACTGAAGTTTTTCTCTACAATCGCGTGGCAGATATTGCCTTTATTGCGGCTCTTGCTTTTTTAGTCTTTCACTTCAAGACCACTAATTTGCTTATTATCAATGACTTATTGAAAACAAGTTCTCTTTTTTATCAACAAACCAATTTCTTTTGGCTTAGTATTGCCCTAATGATTGCTGCTTTTGGCAAGTCGGCGCAAGTTCCTTTTTCTTTGTGGCTTCCTAAGGCAATGGTTGCGCCTACCCCTGTTTCTGCTCTTTTGCATGCGGCTACAATGGTAGCTTCTGGCATTTTTTTGCTCACGCAAGTTTTTTTCATTTTAGATAAAAATGCACTCGAACTCTTACTTTGGATAGGATTTCTTACACTTTTATTGGGCAATCTTTTTGCTCTTTTTAGCCCTAAAATAAAGGGCGTTTTGGCAGGTTCTACTGTGGCGCAGTTGGCTCTGATGGTGCTTGCCTTATCACTGGCTTCGCCTTTGGTGGCACTGTTTCATCTGCTCACCCATGCCTTTTTTAAGGCTCTACTTTTTTTGGTGGCAGGTAGTTTGATGAAAAAAACAGGACAAGATAAATTAGAAAATCTGAAAGGTATTTTTCATAAAAAATGGAAACAAAGTAAAATGCTAATAGTGGCTTTCTTTTTTGCAGCCTACTCACTCTTGGGGTTGCCTTTAAGTGCAGCCTTCCTTTCAAAAGAAGCCTTGATGGGGCTTTTTTGGCAAGAAAAAGGACTATTTTTTACGCTTGTTTTTATGATACTCAATTTACTTTCTGCCCTTTATTTGGGGCGTTTGGCATCTTATTTATGGGCAAGAGAGGGAAAAAGTTTGCACTTTACACTTAAAACTACTTCTTATGAAAAAATAAGTTTTCTGATTCTTCTTGTCTTCTGCTCCTTTCTGCCTTTTTCGTTCTCGCCTTTTCATAGCCCCGATTGGGTTTCGGTTACTTTCGAAGTAGACCTACCTATTTGGATAATTATTCTAAATACTATTTTAAATATTTTGATTTTTGCAGTAGCTTTTTTCTTGATAGATTGGAAAAAAATAGAAAAATTACACCTAAAAATAAGTATGTTTTATGGCACAATAGAACAAACTATTTATACTTTCTTGCAAAAAATATCTTATTATTTTGATTATATTGATGATAAAATTTTAGCAACAGTACCGCTTCGTCTTGCCTTTTTGCAGGTTCGCCTTTCTTATTTGATGCGAGAAAAAGTAGAAACCATTTTGACAAAGCAACCTGAAAACTTAGGGAAAACGCAGGTTGTTTGGGGATATTTGATGTCATGGATAGATAAATATTTTGTAGATGCTTTTGTATTGCTTTTTTCACTATTTTGGAAAAAAATGAGCTGGACGCTTGGACTTTGGCAAACCAAAAGGGTGCAGTTTTACCTGCTATGGGGATTTGTTTTGCTTATTTTAATGATTTTTATTTTTATTTTTAAAAATAAAATTTAGTCTTGTGCGCTATAAATGCTTTTGCTGCCTGTTAGTTTATGCGCCAAAAAGCAAACAATCGCTAAATAAAAAGCTACTTGACCTCCAAAAAGTTCTATTCCCATTAAAATACAGGCGATTGGCGTGTGAGTAGCTCCTGCAAAAACGCCGACCAAACCCAAGCCTGCGAGCAAAGCGGTATCCATCGGTAGCCAAAGCGATAAGGTACTGCCCAAAGTCGCGCCTATAAAAAAGAGAGGCGTAACCTCCCCCCCTTTGTAGCCTGCGCCAATCGTTAGGGCAGTAAAAAAAAGTTTCATCATAAAATCATAAGGTAACGAGGGACTTTCGAAAGCTCCGAGAATTAGAGGCACACCCAGACCCAAATAGCGCGTATCCCAATAAGGAAAAAAGAGAGAAACAAAGGCGATAAAAACAACGCCACCTATAAAAGTGCGCAAGGGCGGATAACTTTTTCCATTTTTTAGTACGATTTTTGAATTTATTTTTTGTAGTATATTTTTTATCAAATCTGTAAAATGAATAAAAACAAAAGCTACGATTCCACATAAAAATCCTACTAAAAGACAAATCAGAAAATGATTCAAAGTAAATTCGGCTACCTTCAAAAAGGGATAGATTGAGTGAGCTACCTGCCATTGATGACAAAAAAATTGAGCAAAATAGTAGGCAAAAAAAGAAGCTAAAATAGTAGGAAAGGCTGCCTTTGTATCAATATGATTTCTTTTCACTACTTCTAAGGCAAAGACCGTTCCTGCTAAGGGCGTTCCAAAGACGGCTGCAAAACCTGCGGCAGTTCCCATGCGAAGCAAGGTTCTGCGGTCTTTTTGATATTCGATATGATTTTGAAAAGCTACAAATCGTTTTTTAAGATATTTTAAAAGAAAACTAAACTGGTCGGCTATGCTGCTACCCATCTGCACTGCCGTCCCCTCCCTACCTGCCGAGCCGCCGAAAAGGTGCGTGCAGAGCGTTCCCATCAGAACCAAAAACGCCATTTTGAGCGAAATTTCCTGTGTAGGATTTTGTATTTGTTCTATAATCAAATTATTTCCTTTTTCTACTTCGCGCCCCCAATGGTGGTAGAGCATTGAAATTAGCAAACCTCCTATTGGCAAAAAAAGCAAAAGTAAGGGCTGCTGTGTGCGATAAAGTTCCACACTTTCGAGGGCATACAGGAAAAAAGCACCCGAAAAGCCCATCAAAAAGCCTATCAGAAGGGCTAAAAAAAGCCATTTGAAAAGGTAAAAAAAGAGTTTTTCGGCTATATTTTTCATTTTATGATTTATTTTAAAAACTAAAAATGTTATTTTTAATCTTTTCCAAACAAGGGAACGACGTAGTGAAGCAAATTTTAAAGTAAGAAAATATAAGCAAGATATGATTTTTAAGATAGAGAATATAATTTTTTATAGTCTAAAAAACGATACCTTGCTAAATAGAGATAGCTTTTTCCAAAAATATGATATTGCTTAGGTTTTGAACCCCACAAAATAAGTAACTTCGTGAAAACGAAAAAACGCAATTTTTTTCTGTATTCGTGTTTCCTCACCTAATAAACACCATAAGACCATGAGAATCCGTAGCTTGGAAGATTACACCGCTGCTTATCGCAAGAGCGTAGATGAGCCTGAACGTTTTTGGGCAGACATTGCCGATACTTTTATTTGGAATCAGAAATGGGATAAAGTCTTGGATTGGAATTTCGAGGACTATTATGCCAAATGGTTTATTGGCGCAAAGACCAATATTACGACCAACTGTTTAGACCGCCATCTTTTGTCGCAGCCTGAAAAAACGGCAATTATTTGGGAGCCAAATGACCCCAATGAGCCAGAAATTCGCCTTTCCTACCGACAATTATACGAAAAAGTTTGTGCCTTTTCGAATGTTTTGAAAAAACATGGCGTAAAAAAGGGCGACCGCGTTGTGCTTTATATGCCTATGGTGCCAGAATTAGCGATTGGCGTTTTGGCGTGTGCGCGTATTGGGGCTATACACTCGGTTGTGTTTGCAGGCTTTTCCGCCTCTGCCCTTTCCGACCGCATCAATGACGCACAGGCTACTGTGGTACTTTCTTCGGACGGCAATTTTAGGGGTACAAAAGATATTGCAGTCAAGGCGATTGTAGATGAAGCTCTGCAAAGTTGCCCTTCTATTCAAAAGCAAATTGTTTTGAAGCGCACAGGGGCGAAGGTAGAAATGCAGCAAGGGCGCGATTTTTGGTGGCATCAGGAGCTTGAAAATCTGACCCAAACCGACTGCGAAGCCGAAATTATGGATTCGGAAGACCCACTTTTTATCCTTTATACATCAGGCTCAACGGGCAAGCCCAAAGGGGTAGTGCATCACATTGGGGGCTATATGGTTTATACCAAATACTCATTTGAAAATGTTTTTCAGTACAATGAAGGCGATATTTA
Proteins encoded in this region:
- a CDS encoding DUF4421 family protein, with product MWQRYGFWLAFTMLFLGNASVLGAAPESENCENKTFLDSTYIQNFINQFSFRFVFSQKANVLYLSKWKGREPFVLDYRSNRNLNMGIGLSYKQFSTNLLIRTPFVNNDQDRRGISNFLDLQANFFSPRLNGDVFFQRDVGFYQHNITDYEPNWWENAEKYPLYPNMRVLAFGATLYQALASHKFSYQSAFVQNALQKRSAGSVLIGAHFYGMHAKNNDTENVIKDWEKSLFYQVGGQLGYGQTFVKRQKWFCTFAPALGLGLGWRDLDFEEQNLRARLKLMPSLHFKGALGYNSKTFYGGFNYQTSYFLSAFPILNSAKEEFLITQSPQRWRIFIGYRWNLPDKKKNPNKQARKKLQKES
- a CDS encoding NADH-quinone oxidoreductase subunit L — its product is MNTAPSASYFFSHFVSNFLVKREPFLYLAGTILSFFFFLWAGYETFYIDKKSSLTLFETLWFEVGAWQFSLHFALHLQNFLLVLAVLLISFSVQLYSFYYISQKSYKKEYFRWLFFFSICMIALLLSQDLLLLFCFWELLGLCSFALIALENGREGLQGRKATEVFLYNRVADIAFIAALAFLVFHFKTTNLLIINDLLKTSSLFYQQTNFFWLSIALMIAAFGKSAQVPFSLWLPKAMVAPTPVSALLHAATMVASGIFLLTQVFFILDKNALELLLWIGFLTLLLGNLFALFSPKIKGVLAGSTVAQLALMVLALSLASPLVALFHLLTHAFFKALLFLVAGSLMKKTGQDKLENLKGIFHKKWKQSKMLIVAFFFAAYSLLGLPLSAAFLSKEALMGLFWQEKGLFFTLVFMILNLLSALYLGRLASYLWAREGKSLHFTLKTTSYEKISFLILLVFCSFLPFSFSPFHSPDWVSVTFEVDLPIWIIILNTILNILIFAVAFFLIDWKKIEKLHLKISMFYGTIEQTIYTFLQKISYYFDYIDDKILATVPLRLAFLQVRLSYLMREKVETILTKQPENLGKTQVVWGYLMSWIDKYFVDAFVLLFSLFWKKMSWTLGLWQTKRVQFYLLWGFVLLILMIFIFIFKNKI
- a CDS encoding UbiA family prenyltransferase; this translates as MIFSKSTWQHLRIPFSIFLMPVFSFAAWQSSYFSIEKYILIWIILHLFLYPASNGYNSYFDKDEGSIGGVEKPLQVSKELYFVSLLFDVIALLLGWIAFDIVFMLSLFLYGLASKAYSHKTIRLKKYPIISWLIVSFFQGFFTYFIVWIGFRIPLFSQDFDILFYQSLYQDVFFPTFWQPALFTSLLIGAAYPMTQIYQHQEDRSRGDRTLSLLLGIKGTFLFTGLGFSLATVYFFLMVENLQIFTYFILFLSPVLFFFSYWAWQVLQTPKAANFKNTMRLNMISSLMMIICFSFFMILKQIS
- a CDS encoding chloride channel protein; protein product: MKNIAEKLFFYLFKWLFLALLIGFLMGFSGAFFLYALESVELYRTQQPLLLLFLPIGGLLISMLYHHWGREVEKGNNLIIEQIQNPTQEISLKMAFLVLMGTLCTHLFGGSAGREGTAVQMGSSIADQFSFLLKYLKKRFVAFQNHIEYQKDRRTLLRMGTAAGFAAVFGTPLAGTVFALEVVKRNHIDTKAAFPTILASFFAYYFAQFFCHQWQVAHSIYPFLKVAEFTLNHFLICLLVGFLCGIVAFVFIHFTDLIKNILQKINSKIVLKNGKSYPPLRTFIGGVVFIAFVSLFFPYWDTRYLGLGVPLILGAFESPSLPYDFMMKLFFTALTIGAGYKGGEVTPLFFIGATLGSTLSLWLPMDTALLAGLGLVGVFAGATHTPIACILMGIELFGGQVAFYLAIVCFLAHKLTGSKSIYSAQD
- the folE gene encoding GTP cyclohydrolase I FolE, whose protein sequence is MKLNETLLNTLPNGNGNHNHDKQTPIDIDTLGDLHIGTSLETPMHAKAFELSDEEKIAKIEAHFREIMHTLGLDLTDDSLSGTPHRVAKMYVKEIFQGLNPKNKPDVKLFENKYAYERMLVEKDITFFSNCEHHFVPIYGKVHVAYIPNGKVVGLSKINRLVDYYARRPQVQERLTNQIAQELRQSLETEDVAVIVDAYHMCVSSRGVQDVNSSTVTAAYFGKFKEESLRSEFLKYIELSK